One genomic window of Ilyobacter polytropus DSM 2926 includes the following:
- a CDS encoding ABC transporter ATP-binding protein → MAIVSLKNIKKIYLKGALEVKALNGITLDIQKGEFTVLAGPSGSGKTTLLNIIGAMDRATSGKALVDGVDLSLLKPKDASNFRREKIGFIFQDYSLIPVLTVYENVEFSLDLLGIHDKESKKEMVETILKEMDIYELKDRRPSEISGGQQQRVAVARALVKKPSIILADEPTANLDSVTGEAILAMMKKLNEEYNITFIFSSHDLKIIEKAKRVVRLRDGIKEGDSS, encoded by the coding sequence ATGGCTATAGTGAGTCTTAAAAATATAAAAAAGATTTATCTAAAGGGCGCTCTAGAGGTTAAGGCTCTTAACGGTATAACCCTTGATATTCAAAAGGGAGAATTCACAGTATTAGCAGGACCTTCAGGATCAGGAAAGACGACACTTCTCAATATTATAGGGGCCATGGACAGAGCTACCTCTGGTAAGGCTTTGGTAGACGGAGTTGATCTTTCCCTTTTAAAACCTAAGGATGCCTCGAATTTTAGACGAGAGAAGATAGGGTTTATATTTCAGGATTACAGCCTTATTCCTGTGTTGACAGTATATGAGAATGTGGAGTTTTCTTTAGACCTTCTCGGGATTCATGATAAAGAGAGCAAAAAAGAGATGGTGGAAACTATTTTAAAAGAGATGGATATTTATGAGCTTAAAGACAGAAGGCCTTCTGAAATATCTGGGGGTCAGCAGCAAAGAGTTGCAGTGGCCCGGGCTCTAGTGAAAAAACCAAGTATTATACTAGCAGACGAACCTACGGCAAATTTGGACAGTGTAACAGGTGAAGCTATTCTTGCGATGATGAAAAAACTCAATGAGGAATATAATATAACCTTTATTTTTTCCTCTCATGATCTCAAAATAATTGAAAAAGCTAAACGAGTAGTAAGACTCCGAGATGGGATCAAAGAGGGGGATTCGTCATGA
- a CDS encoding ABC transporter permease: protein MILKMIFRNIFRYKKRTVLTLITMIVGIYLAILGEGLNSGLENQITDIYIKTDTSYYKIYGKDFYLEKEDNDQLDYPIDNLDKVEKILKNKDYSKRLLFEGSITDGEEELRAQFIGVEPHKENLVFKRNRYMVDGSFVDNENSLVLGLEMARLLKLGIGDEVTLIARTASQSINAYSLVITGIIKTGNTIMDSSCVFIDLNFAQKFADTPFVNDIAVKTLLTDEEVESLKKLQIDFIPWQEEIKDILRITSIRRKAFAIISITILVMAGVTIANTMLMAMLERQKEIGILMANGMNNREILILFLGEGTLVGSLGSFIGFIFGGITTNYYQNNGIEITIKSSDLGISIPFSDRLYLYFDLEKSLIIFVVGIVFSVFASVYPAVKSIKLNPSEAIKDR from the coding sequence ATGATACTTAAAATGATATTTAGAAATATATTTAGGTATAAGAAAAGAACGGTTCTCACATTGATAACCATGATTGTGGGGATATATCTTGCAATATTAGGCGAGGGTCTAAATTCCGGGCTGGAAAATCAGATAACAGATATTTATATAAAAACAGATACATCCTATTATAAAATATATGGTAAAGATTTTTATCTGGAAAAAGAAGATAATGACCAGTTGGATTATCCAATAGATAATCTAGATAAGGTAGAAAAAATACTGAAAAATAAGGATTATAGTAAAAGGCTTTTATTTGAAGGCAGTATAACTGACGGTGAGGAGGAGCTTAGAGCTCAGTTTATAGGGGTGGAACCTCATAAAGAAAATCTTGTATTTAAAAGAAACAGATACATGGTAGATGGATCTTTTGTAGATAATGAGAATTCACTGGTTTTGGGATTGGAAATGGCGAGACTTTTGAAGTTGGGTATAGGGGATGAAGTGACTCTCATAGCCAGAACTGCATCACAGAGTATAAATGCTTATAGTCTAGTTATAACAGGGATAATAAAAACCGGGAATACCATTATGGACAGTAGCTGTGTTTTTATTGATCTGAATTTTGCTCAAAAATTTGCAGACACCCCTTTTGTAAATGATATTGCTGTAAAGACTCTGCTGACTGATGAAGAAGTTGAAAGTCTGAAAAAACTGCAGATAGATTTTATTCCTTGGCAGGAAGAGATAAAGGACATACTTAGGATAACTTCTATAAGAAGAAAAGCCTTTGCCATAATAAGTATTACCATTCTGGTCATGGCAGGTGTGACAATAGCCAATACAATGCTCATGGCCATGCTAGAACGTCAGAAAGAGATAGGTATATTAATGGCAAATGGTATGAATAATAGGGAAATTTTAATCCTTTTTTTAGGCGAAGGAACCCTTGTAGGGAGCTTAGGAAGTTTTATTGGATTTATTTTTGGAGGTATAACTACTAATTATTACCAAAATAATGGTATAGAAATCACAATAAAAAGTAGCGATCTAGGAATAAGTATTCCTTTTTCAGATAGACTTTATCTTTATTTTGATTTAGAAAAATCTTTAATTATATTTGTTGTGGGAATTGTTTTTTCTGTATTTGCTTCGGTATATCCTGCAGTAAAATCTATAAAATTAAATCCTTCAGAAGCTATAAAGGACCGGTGA
- a CDS encoding MBL fold metallo-hydrolase: MVIKVLVENNSGDICKGEKGLSLYIEADNKKILLDTGETSLFLENASKLNVTLNDLDFVVLSHGHFDHGDGLRFIKNKKLICHPDSFKKRFRKRDSSYLGLHMDLEKANSKFDLILTKKPYKLSKNITFLGEIPRENNFESKNTPFKFENGQDDFVLDDSALVINSKNGLIIIPGCSHSGVCNIITYAKKVTGINNIYAVIGGLHLMNLDNVTYKAIDFLKKENISIFYPIHCTKKLVSDEISRLLINTEVKRSFSGDTISL; the protein is encoded by the coding sequence ATGGTCATTAAAGTATTAGTAGAAAATAATTCAGGTGACATTTGTAAAGGGGAAAAGGGTCTTTCCCTCTATATAGAGGCTGATAATAAAAAAATACTCTTAGACACTGGAGAAACATCTCTTTTTTTAGAGAATGCATCTAAACTAAATGTAACTTTAAATGACTTAGACTTTGTTGTCTTGAGCCATGGTCATTTTGACCACGGAGACGGCCTTAGATTTATAAAGAATAAAAAACTCATATGCCATCCAGATTCCTTCAAAAAACGATTTAGAAAAAGAGATAGTTCTTATCTCGGCCTTCACATGGATCTAGAAAAGGCCAATTCAAAATTTGACCTTATCCTCACTAAAAAGCCCTATAAATTATCTAAAAATATAACTTTTCTAGGAGAAATTCCCAGAGAAAACAACTTTGAAAGTAAAAATACACCTTTCAAATTTGAAAATGGTCAGGATGATTTTGTTCTAGATGATTCAGCTCTTGTCATAAATTCTAAAAACGGCCTAATAATAATTCCAGGATGTTCTCACTCAGGTGTATGCAACATAATCACTTATGCAAAAAAAGTAACAGGTATAAATAACATTTATGCGGTTATAGGAGGGCTTCACCTTATGAACCTAGATAATGTAACCTATAAAGCCATTGATTTTTTAAAAAAGGAAAATATCAGTATATTTTATCCTATACACTGCACAAAAAAACTTGTGTCAGATGAAATCTCAAGGCTATTAATCAATACAGAAGTAAAAAGAAGCTTTTCTGGAGATACCATTTCTCTATAG
- the pelG gene encoding exopolysaccharide Pel transporter PelG encodes MAGIGFEFRKLFSESDSTLGDLKAIAYSTLISVGPWLITTISLNFLMHISREYIFIRDERVLFMSTVLYCFIFSQLLATPWQYVVTRYMSDCIYQKRSNELRKTYIGIIKVIIIMAFIIGSLFLRNSPLPYYYKKMAVILFTLLSASWIGMCFVNVLKNYKFVAFSYFIGNLLAMVLGFYLIKNPINFPENFLATNLIFAYAMGILLTFLLLSYYLLSAFKERGGTEFGFLKYLKGYSSLFFMGLFYILGIWVHLFIVWTKGDHYIIAGTFTASPFYEVALFYAFFITIPSMVYFVVFLETKFFPDYKTYYAHISYKGTLDDIDKSLATMMDVLKREMFYCMEMQFFISISFALLSKLIFENYGLDLYLLDLFRISLFSAFCAVFISMIITIFLYFDARIQALMVSFVFFLTDLLFSLYFVKFGNEYTGLGFFLSSFITLLFANILLNRLFKNISYTTFYRQNFKKIIRSPLINILDKFLSRKGYLPVIVIILLSGFLNGCSRYDERGFNNITKHNWHTMSTYDFSGYDIQGYNSDGADKRGFTSLGWNIYTDSPYDYYSFDFYGRHSVTGTSFDENGFDASGYNSETGSVYNKDGFKREGIHIDTGTAFNKDGWGMYGVNKDTGEYYDSNGYNIQGYDREGYDRKGKDAEGFDREGWNENGVFKYTGTTVDYRGFEKDGYNPATKSKYDERGFDFKGIHNKTGTKYDLLKFDTEGIHKDTKTEFDVNGWTWYGLNSETRDYYDVNGYNKEGYDKSGYDDRGLDSDGYNRSGWSRKGIFKGTGTRYDYYGFDVRGINKETGSRYDEYGWNSRGISKKTGTKYDSLGFDRNGLHQTTGKNYSRDGWKNDATHIVTGTGYDPKGYDIYGYDKDGYDRRGYNFSGIDRNGFDRDGRYIGE; translated from the coding sequence GTGGCAGGAATAGGATTTGAATTTAGAAAATTGTTCTCAGAAAGTGACAGTACCCTTGGAGATCTAAAAGCCATAGCATATTCCACTCTTATAAGTGTAGGACCTTGGTTGATAACAACAATAAGTCTGAATTTTCTCATGCATATATCGAGAGAATATATATTTATAAGAGATGAGAGAGTGCTGTTTATGTCTACAGTACTTTATTGTTTTATATTTTCTCAGCTTCTGGCAACCCCTTGGCAGTACGTAGTAACAAGATATATGTCAGACTGCATCTACCAGAAGAGAAGTAACGAGCTTAGAAAAACATATATAGGAATAATAAAAGTAATAATTATAATGGCATTTATAATAGGAAGTTTGTTTTTACGGAATTCTCCATTGCCGTATTATTATAAAAAAATGGCCGTTATTCTCTTTACTCTGTTATCGGCATCGTGGATAGGGATGTGTTTTGTTAACGTACTAAAGAATTATAAATTTGTGGCTTTTTCCTACTTTATAGGAAACCTTCTGGCAATGGTTTTGGGATTTTATCTTATAAAAAACCCAATTAATTTTCCAGAAAATTTTTTGGCTACCAATCTTATTTTTGCCTATGCAATGGGAATACTATTGACTTTTCTACTTTTGTCATACTATCTTCTGTCAGCTTTTAAGGAGAGAGGAGGCACTGAGTTCGGATTTTTAAAATATTTAAAGGGTTATTCCTCTCTTTTTTTTATGGGATTATTCTATATATTGGGAATATGGGTTCATCTTTTTATTGTCTGGACAAAGGGAGACCATTATATAATTGCCGGGACTTTTACAGCTTCACCTTTTTATGAAGTGGCTTTATTTTACGCTTTCTTTATAACTATTCCAAGTATGGTATACTTTGTTGTTTTTTTAGAAACTAAATTTTTTCCAGATTATAAAACTTATTATGCTCATATATCTTATAAAGGAACTTTAGATGATATAGATAAAAGTTTGGCTACAATGATGGATGTATTAAAGAGAGAGATGTTTTATTGCATGGAGATGCAGTTTTTCATAAGTATATCCTTTGCACTACTTTCAAAATTGATATTTGAAAATTATGGACTTGATTTATATCTTTTAGATCTATTTAGGATATCACTTTTTTCAGCATTTTGTGCCGTGTTTATATCTATGATCATAACTATATTTTTATATTTTGACGCTAGAATACAGGCTCTTATGGTGTCTTTTGTGTTTTTTTTAACAGACCTTTTATTTTCTCTTTATTTTGTAAAATTTGGAAATGAATATACTGGGCTAGGGTTTTTTCTTTCTTCCTTTATAACTCTTTTATTTGCCAATATTTTGCTGAATAGACTTTTTAAAAATATTAGCTATACTACTTTTTACAGACAAAATTTTAAAAAGATAATAAGAAGTCCGTTGATAAATATCTTGGACAAGTTTTTAAGCAGAAAAGGTTATCTGCCTGTGATAGTTATAATACTTTTATCTGGATTTTTGAACGGTTGTTCTAGATATGATGAAAGAGGATTTAATAATATAACAAAGCATAACTGGCATACTATGAGCACCTATGATTTCAGTGGTTATGATATACAGGGTTATAACTCTGATGGAGCAGATAAAAGAGGGTTTACATCTTTAGGCTGGAATATTTACACCGATTCACCCTATGATTATTATAGTTTTGATTTTTATGGAAGACATTCTGTGACAGGAACATCTTTTGATGAAAATGGATTTGATGCTTCTGGTTATAATAGTGAGACAGGCTCAGTGTACAATAAAGATGGTTTTAAAAGAGAGGGAATTCATATAGATACAGGAACAGCATTCAATAAAGATGGCTGGGGCATGTACGGAGTAAATAAAGACACTGGAGAATATTATGATTCCAATGGGTACAACATTCAAGGATATGACAGAGAGGGATACGATAGGAAAGGAAAAGACGCAGAGGGATTTGACCGTGAAGGTTGGAATGAGAATGGGGTGTTTAAATATACTGGCACCACAGTTGACTATAGGGGCTTTGAGAAAGATGGTTATAACCCTGCTACAAAATCGAAATATGATGAAAGAGGTTTTGATTTTAAAGGGATTCATAATAAAACCGGGACAAAATATGACCTTCTTAAATTTGACACTGAGGGGATTCATAAAGATACAAAAACAGAATTTGATGTAAATGGCTGGACCTGGTATGGTTTAAATTCAGAGACAAGAGACTATTATGATGTTAATGGCTACAATAAGGAAGGCTACGATAAAAGTGGTTATGATGATAGGGGTCTTGATTCAGACGGATATAATAGGTCAGGATGGAGTAGGAAAGGCATCTTTAAAGGAACAGGCACTAGGTATGATTATTACGGATTTGATGTGCGAGGAATAAATAAGGAAACAGGTAGCCGATATGACGAATACGGATGGAACAGCCGTGGGATAAGCAAAAAAACAGGTACAAAATATGACAGCCTTGGTTTTGACAGAAACGGTCTACACCAAACTACAGGTAAAAATTATAGTAGAGATGGATGGAAAAATGATGCTACACATATAGTTACAGGGACAGGTTATGATCCGAAAGGCTATGATATTTATGGTTATGATAAAGATGGTTATGACCGAAGGGGATATAACTTCTCAGGAATTGACAGAAATGGATTTGACAGAGATGGGAGGTATATAGGTGAATAG
- a CDS encoding outer membrane lipoprotein-sorting protein, producing the protein MKKYLIIYLIFSIFLFGITAEEILEKVDYNMTPSSIKYDGEMIIHKKNKKFVKKMKIQAVGKNLAFIEFISPPRDKGTKYLRNGDNLWIFLPKADRTVKISGHMLRQNMMGSDISYEDQTDRTHLTDIYNSEILKETEGLYTLRLVAKEGEDTAYYMRVIEVDKENYVLKNSKMYAMSGKLLKEFYVDEIIRIKGRYYITKFRMEDKIKKGSYTELLLSDIVIDPDISDSVFTLRNLERRN; encoded by the coding sequence ATGAAAAAATATTTGATTATATATTTGATCTTCTCGATTTTTTTATTTGGAATTACAGCAGAGGAGATATTGGAAAAAGTGGACTATAATATGACTCCTAGCTCAATAAAATACGACGGGGAGATGATTATTCATAAAAAGAATAAAAAATTTGTAAAAAAAATGAAGATTCAGGCAGTGGGGAAAAATTTAGCTTTTATCGAGTTTATATCTCCTCCGAGAGACAAAGGAACAAAGTACTTGAGGAATGGAGATAATCTTTGGATATTTCTCCCTAAGGCAGACAGAACAGTGAAAATATCCGGGCATATGTTGAGACAAAATATGATGGGAAGCGACATATCTTATGAAGATCAGACTGACAGAACTCATCTCACAGACATTTACAACTCTGAAATATTGAAAGAAACAGAGGGCTTGTATACTTTGAGACTCGTTGCAAAAGAGGGAGAGGATACAGCTTACTATATGAGGGTTATAGAGGTGGATAAAGAAAACTATGTCCTGAAGAATTCAAAAATGTATGCTATGTCTGGTAAACTTCTCAAGGAGTTTTATGTAGATGAAATTATTCGGATAAAGGGCAGATATTATATAACAAAGTTTCGGATGGAAGACAAGATAAAAAAGGGGTCTTATACGGAGCTGCTTTTAAGTGATATAGTTATTGATCCAGATATTTCAGATTCTGTCTTTACTCTTAGAAACCTTGAGAGAAGAAATTAA
- a CDS encoding ABC transporter ATP-binding protein, giving the protein MSRLFDIKNLTVKFNKGSFNALEKVNLYLKKGEILGILGESGGGKSTLANSMTLLNDRYTGEILYKGKELKSMNHGEKKIFSKEVQLIFQDPYSSLNPKMRLKDIILEGAFIHGLIPKNACNGLVKSLLDKVGLKESYLDRYPRELSGGERQKAAIARALALFPDVIIFDEATTNLDLVSQREILNIILELQKSGVTCIVISHNLPLINIISDRIIVINNGRIEEEGKTEDILTSPKSEYLKEILNSNYKL; this is encoded by the coding sequence TTGAGTAGACTCTTTGATATAAAAAATCTCACTGTAAAATTTAACAAGGGATCTTTTAACGCCCTTGAGAAGGTAAACCTATACCTTAAAAAAGGAGAGATATTAGGAATATTAGGAGAAAGTGGTGGTGGAAAGTCAACTTTGGCAAATTCTATGACACTTTTAAATGATAGATATACAGGTGAAATACTATACAAGGGGAAAGAGTTAAAATCCATGAACCATGGAGAAAAAAAAATTTTTTCAAAGGAAGTTCAGCTTATATTTCAAGACCCGTATTCTTCACTTAATCCAAAAATGAGATTAAAAGATATAATTCTTGAAGGAGCATTTATCCACGGCCTTATTCCAAAGAATGCCTGTAATGGTTTGGTAAAAAGTCTTTTAGACAAGGTAGGATTAAAAGAAAGTTACTTAGATAGATATCCTAGAGAACTCTCAGGAGGAGAAAGACAAAAGGCAGCAATAGCTAGGGCACTGGCTCTTTTTCCAGATGTCATTATCTTTGATGAGGCAACTACTAACCTAGACCTAGTAAGTCAAAGAGAAATATTAAACATCATACTTGAACTTCAAAAGTCCGGAGTCACCTGTATAGTTATATCACACAACCTCCCTCTTATAAATATAATCTCCGACAGAATTATCGTCATAAACAATGGCAGGATAGAGGAAGAAGGTAAAACAGAAGATATTTTAACTTCTCCCAAAAGTGAATATTTAAAAGAAATCCTCAATTCAAATTATAAACTTTAA
- a CDS encoding ABC transporter permease, translating into MLKIAFRNIFRNKRRSFLTVVSTMIGIMGVTVGLGWVYGIERMFTEEGKKLTGIVRVTAHDFQLKEKSLDISSNISSDEIRKYLRDFDGTAIGRIKFGAMIFSGDKDERAMGIGIEKEDRNIIGFDNFIYEGRFLDFEKNNEIIIGSKVKEKLGLKIGDSVTVLTFTQDKSISALNYKISGFYKMDNGRLNRSFYVTLKDAQYLLDMNNMVTEFLLYPKEEKNSEEYKKILVSELGKNYLVKLWSEIGINEYMSSVFPVVKLIFTLILSLLSGIGITNTMMMVVFERRKEIGVLKSQGMRNSDIRNLLCLEGGLIGSFASFLGIVTGGGIVYYFSVKGIKLGEVLETVSDTINIQSTIYMFFSWRLLIFGFLLGSILSVFVTFMTVTPEIKKEAVDNLRNK; encoded by the coding sequence ATGTTAAAAATAGCATTTAGAAATATATTTAGAAATAAAAGGAGATCTTTCCTGACGGTAGTATCAACGATGATTGGCATAATGGGAGTCACAGTTGGTCTAGGCTGGGTATATGGAATTGAAAGGATGTTTACAGAGGAGGGGAAAAAACTTACTGGGATTGTCAGGGTTACGGCTCACGATTTTCAGCTAAAGGAAAAGTCTTTAGATATATCCTCAAATATATCTTCTGATGAAATTCGGAAATATTTGAGAGATTTTGACGGTACTGCAATTGGAAGGATAAAATTTGGAGCGATGATTTTTTCCGGCGATAAAGATGAAAGAGCTATGGGAATCGGAATTGAAAAAGAGGACAGAAATATAATAGGGTTTGATAATTTTATTTACGAAGGAAGATTTTTAGACTTTGAAAAAAATAATGAGATAATAATAGGAAGCAAGGTGAAAGAAAAACTAGGATTAAAAATCGGAGATTCTGTTACTGTTCTTACTTTCACACAAGATAAGTCTATTTCGGCTCTTAATTATAAAATATCCGGATTTTATAAGATGGATAACGGGCGACTAAACAGAAGCTTTTATGTCACTCTAAAAGATGCTCAGTATTTATTGGATATGAATAATATGGTGACTGAATTTCTTCTATATCCAAAGGAAGAAAAAAACTCTGAAGAATATAAAAAAATACTGGTATCTGAACTTGGGAAAAATTATCTAGTAAAACTCTGGAGTGAGATAGGGATAAATGAATATATGTCGTCAGTTTTTCCAGTAGTGAAATTAATATTCACATTGATCTTGAGTCTCCTTTCTGGCATAGGTATAACTAATACTATGATGATGGTGGTTTTTGAAAGAAGAAAAGAGATAGGAGTTTTAAAGTCGCAGGGAATGAGGAATTCTGATATAAGGAACCTTCTGTGTCTCGAAGGAGGTCTTATAGGATCTTTTGCATCTTTCCTTGGGATTGTAACAGGAGGTGGTATCGTATATTATTTTTCAGTAAAGGGCATAAAGCTTGGAGAAGTTTTAGAGACTGTTTCTGATACAATTAATATCCAGAGTACTATTTATATGTTTTTTAGCTGGAGGCTTCTTATCTTTGGGTTTTTATTGGGATCCATTCTATCTGTTTTTGTAACTTTTATGACCGTAACTCCGGAAATCAAAAAAGAAGCTGTGGATAATCTGAGAAATAAGTAG
- a CDS encoding ABC transporter ATP-binding protein codes for MDKLLQIKNLSVKLGEKQVVKNLSLDIKIGEVVALVGESGSGKSTLARTIMGFEKNFKGEIFFKNRRIDMLSDREYSKIRGKKIAMVFQNSMNAFNPTIRTGSQIEEPLYIHTEEKKKSVFEKVYSALGKLNLDKKRAYSSFPHELSGGMKQRAAFAMGSICDPEILILDEVTTAIDVVNFRTIITSVRERKKNSSVLLITHNIDLARTLADRVAVIKNGVLIEEGKNILNAPLHPYTKLLVSSELTISCKRKKIKIPLYSKTDRESYGCPFAPNCFDVMKICMEEIGYEKKINDRIIRCWKYHPDYLRRKDFE; via the coding sequence ATGGATAAGCTCCTTCAAATAAAAAATCTTTCTGTAAAGCTTGGAGAAAAACAAGTGGTAAAAAATCTTAGTCTGGATATCAAAATAGGGGAAGTAGTTGCCCTAGTAGGAGAATCAGGGAGTGGAAAAAGTACCCTTGCCAGAACTATAATGGGATTTGAAAAAAATTTCAAAGGTGAAATTTTCTTTAAAAACAGAAGGATTGATATGTTAAGCGACAGAGAATATTCAAAAATAAGAGGAAAAAAGATTGCAATGGTCTTTCAAAACTCCATGAACGCATTTAATCCCACAATTCGGACAGGATCTCAGATAGAAGAACCCCTATACATTCACACAGAGGAAAAAAAGAAGTCAGTTTTTGAAAAGGTATATTCGGCCCTTGGAAAATTAAATTTAGACAAAAAAAGAGCCTATTCCTCCTTTCCTCACGAACTTTCAGGTGGGATGAAACAAAGGGCCGCCTTTGCCATGGGATCCATATGTGATCCAGAAATTTTAATTTTAGACGAGGTTACAACTGCAATTGACGTAGTAAATTTCCGTACTATAATTACCTCTGTCAGGGAAAGAAAAAAGAACTCTAGTGTACTATTGATTACTCACAACATTGATCTTGCCAGGACTCTCGCAGACAGAGTCGCAGTTATAAAAAACGGTGTTCTCATCGAAGAAGGGAAAAATATTCTTAACGCCCCCTTACATCCATATACAAAACTCCTTGTCTCGTCAGAGCTCACCATCTCATGTAAAAGAAAAAAAATAAAAATACCCCTATACAGCAAAACAGATAGGGAATCTTACGGGTGTCCCTTTGCCCCAAACTGTTTCGATGTCATGAAAATATGCATGGAAGAGATTGGATATGAGAAAAAAATAAACGACAGAATTATTAGATGCTGGAAGTATCACCCAGATTACTTGAGGAGGAAAGATTTTGAGTAG
- a CDS encoding ABC transporter permease — translation MDKFEKLNSYSSEEKFSNHKKKNYDPVLLCEMSFIILIIILSFIIPDHLAENRWNMNMLPSGDHLFGTDDLGRDIFFRTLKGTKISMTIAIFGGVVELFVGGGYGAIAGYLGGKTEFLMMRVLDIFSSIPYLVLVTLIPIFLGRNLFGITVAITFTGWFSTGRVIRGEVLHLKEENYVKASKLMGASPFSVIKNHIFPNLIGILSASVIMNIPKYIFAEAFLQILGLGLGYPNVTWGMLIAGSQENLFFYPYQIIFPSIILVTVIFIITHMGERIKKLVNGSRLHWRGYYG, via the coding sequence ATGGATAAATTTGAAAAATTAAACAGTTATTCCTCTGAAGAAAAATTTTCAAATCATAAGAAAAAAAATTATGACCCTGTATTGTTATGTGAGATGAGTTTCATTATTCTTATTATTATTTTGTCATTTATTATACCAGACCACCTGGCAGAAAACAGATGGAATATGAATATGCTTCCTTCTGGAGATCATCTCTTTGGTACTGATGACCTTGGTAGAGATATCTTTTTCAGAACTTTAAAGGGAACCAAAATATCAATGACTATAGCAATCTTTGGAGGGGTAGTAGAACTTTTTGTTGGTGGAGGATATGGGGCTATAGCAGGCTATCTTGGAGGAAAAACTGAATTTCTTATGATGAGAGTTTTAGATATATTTTCCTCTATACCCTACCTTGTGCTAGTGACTCTTATCCCTATTTTCCTCGGAAGAAACCTTTTTGGAATTACTGTTGCCATCACCTTTACAGGATGGTTTTCCACCGGAAGGGTAATAAGGGGAGAAGTCCTGCATTTGAAAGAAGAGAATTATGTAAAGGCCTCAAAATTAATGGGAGCATCTCCATTTTCAGTTATAAAAAATCATATATTTCCTAATTTAATAGGTATCTTATCTGCCTCTGTTATTATGAATATCCCAAAGTATATTTTTGCAGAAGCTTTTCTACAGATTTTGGGTCTTGGGTTGGGATACCCCAATGTAACATGGGGGATGTTGATTGCAGGGTCTCAAGAGAACTTATTTTTTTATCCCTATCAAATTATTTTCCCGAGCATTATACTGGTAACTGTCATCTTTATAATAACTCATATGGGGGAGCGGATTAAAAAACTTGTAAACGGAAGCAGACTTCACTGGAGGGGATACTATGGATAA